One Janthinobacterium sp. TB1-E2 genomic region harbors:
- the hemN gene encoding oxygen-independent coproporphyrinogen III oxidase encodes MPTLLSSASADLDAVVEFDPVIIGKMSQSGPRYTSYPTADRFHADFGYGNFLEALAALRMRGGRRPLSLYVHVPFCDTLCYYCACNKIITKDRSKAATYLSYLKQEIAMQGKLFAGMNQIEQLHFGGGTPTYLSEKQMDELMTHLRQHFEFASDEDGEYSIEIDPRTVSRERVFSLRAQGFNRISLGVQDFDADVQKAVNRIQPEAETVAIMQAARDAGFRSISIDLIYGLPKQNLETMTETLRKVINASPDRIALYHYAHMPHLFKPQRRILDADMPDSATKLAMLGLCIARLTAAGYVYIGMDHFAKPTDDLAVAQRQGRLHRNFQGYSTRAEADLIACGVSAISSVGAVYSQNEKTLDAYYEKLDEGVLPIARGIKLDTDDLLRRIIIQMLMCNFELSIASIEQAHPVKFRSYFAAELDKLRELARDGLLVIEEDWLTVTPKGRLLIRNICMVFDRYLTLARANTAPDAVQPLRYSKTV; translated from the coding sequence CGACCTGGACGCCGTCGTCGAATTCGACCCGGTCATCATCGGCAAGATGAGCCAGTCCGGCCCCCGCTACACGTCCTACCCGACCGCCGACCGTTTCCATGCCGACTTTGGCTATGGCAACTTCCTCGAAGCGCTGGCCGCCCTGCGCATGCGCGGCGGCCGCCGTCCGCTGTCGCTGTACGTGCACGTACCGTTCTGCGATACCCTGTGCTATTACTGCGCCTGCAACAAGATCATCACGAAAGACCGCAGCAAGGCCGCCACCTATCTCAGCTATCTGAAACAGGAAATCGCCATGCAGGGCAAGCTGTTTGCCGGCATGAACCAGATCGAGCAATTGCACTTCGGCGGCGGCACGCCCACCTACCTGAGCGAAAAGCAGATGGACGAACTGATGACGCATTTGCGCCAGCATTTCGAATTCGCATCCGATGAAGACGGCGAATATTCGATCGAGATCGACCCACGCACCGTGTCGCGCGAACGCGTGTTCTCGCTGCGCGCGCAAGGTTTCAACCGCATCAGCCTGGGCGTGCAGGATTTCGACGCCGACGTGCAAAAAGCCGTCAACCGCATCCAGCCGGAAGCGGAAACGGTGGCCATCATGCAGGCCGCGCGCGACGCCGGTTTCCGCTCGATCAGCATCGACCTGATCTATGGCTTGCCGAAACAGAACCTGGAAACGATGACGGAAACGCTGCGCAAGGTGATCAACGCCAGCCCCGACCGCATCGCCCTGTACCACTACGCGCACATGCCGCATCTGTTCAAGCCGCAGCGCCGCATCCTCGACGCCGACATGCCCGACAGCGCCACCAAGCTGGCCATGCTGGGCCTGTGCATCGCGCGCCTGACGGCCGCCGGCTATGTCTACATCGGCATGGACCATTTCGCCAAGCCGACGGACGACCTGGCCGTGGCGCAACGCCAGGGCCGCTTGCACCGCAACTTCCAGGGCTATTCCACGCGCGCGGAAGCGGACCTGATCGCCTGCGGCGTGTCGGCCATCAGTTCCGTCGGTGCCGTCTACAGCCAGAATGAAAAGACGCTCGACGCGTACTATGAAAAGCTCGACGAAGGCGTGCTGCCGATCGCGCGCGGCATCAAGCTCGACACGGACGATTTGTTGCGCCGTATCATCATCCAGATGCTGATGTGCAATTTCGAATTGTCGATCGCCAGCATCGAGCAAGCGCACCCCGTGAAATTCCGCAGCTATTTCGCCGCCGAGCTGGACAAGCTGCGCGAACTGGCGAGAGATGGCTTGCTCGTCATCGAGGAAGACTGGCTGACGGTGACGCCGAAAGGGCGCTTGTTGATTCGCAATATCTGCATGGTCTTCGACCGCTACCTGACCCTGGCGCGCGCGAATACGGCGCCCGACGCGGTGCAGCCGCTGCGCTACTCGAAAACGGTGTAG